In the genome of Candidatus Lernaella stagnicola, one region contains:
- a CDS encoding endonuclease MutS2 translates to MSPYAIGKAAALVEWDRLLTLLAKRATSELGGAACLEVELAADVDAARAMMSDVSEARELLLRSVELSFADVRDIGPIGKRARVGSALEGTDLLAVAALLRLSRKTRALLEEESERLPRLAQRANLLPAESLLEKEIFARIERDGRVADNASPELRQLRDRYRVVHDQIHATLERMIAGPDYEDILQERIFTLRNGRFVVPVKVERKGTLDGIVHDISQTGQSVYIEPRQITHLNNRLRTAELEIDREIHRILLELTYKVAEVIDELEEAIDVMTALDVIFAKARLADDLKAHPVEATKSGTIFLPAMRHPLLALQMDNVIPNDVVAEDVRTLVLSGPNTGGKTVLLKSIGLCALMLRAGLHLPCGPDGRMPVFRRVFAVIGDEQSIEANLSSFSSHLLNLKYIVDELVPNSLVLIDEIGEGTDPAQGVALAKAILEKLHAGRARTFVTTHFSDLMAFAQIRDGWSNAAMAFDEESMTPTFQLLPGTPGRSSAFAIAARLGLSAELVEAARDFAGGTDTQLEAVIGRLEEERQKWVSASRKAETALAEAEAERERQQEILAELREKKRCIAEAERESLKQELDLAKKEIKAVIAELQAAPSFEAAEKARTQLRRVAEQAEAVLPAVESEPLPEGLLPIDDWDAVPDGAEIFVRALDESGMLLERPDNRGNVRLLMREKKVTVPAEGCFLRRDAKPAPAPLRPRVAVVTHENDGNFTRLDLRGQTGDDAVIETERFLDQALRMRLGEVTIIHGHGTGVLKRLVRDYLRSCPYARSFRPGRRGEGSDGVTVVELDL, encoded by the coding sequence ATGAGCCCTTACGCGATCGGCAAAGCCGCGGCGCTGGTGGAATGGGATCGCCTGTTGACGCTACTGGCGAAGCGGGCGACATCCGAGTTGGGCGGTGCGGCCTGCCTCGAAGTGGAACTCGCCGCTGACGTGGATGCGGCCCGCGCGATGATGAGCGACGTCTCCGAGGCGCGCGAACTGCTGCTCCGCAGTGTGGAGTTGTCGTTTGCCGACGTGCGCGACATCGGCCCCATCGGTAAGCGGGCCCGGGTCGGCAGCGCTCTGGAGGGGACGGACCTGCTGGCGGTAGCTGCGTTGCTGCGTCTTAGCCGCAAAACGCGGGCGCTGCTCGAGGAAGAAAGCGAACGCTTGCCGCGCCTGGCCCAGCGGGCCAACCTTCTGCCTGCCGAATCACTGTTGGAAAAGGAAATTTTCGCCCGCATCGAACGCGACGGGCGCGTGGCCGACAACGCCAGCCCGGAACTGCGCCAACTGCGTGACCGCTACCGCGTCGTTCACGACCAGATTCACGCCACGTTGGAGCGCATGATCGCCGGCCCGGATTACGAAGATATCCTGCAAGAACGGATATTTACGCTGCGCAACGGGCGCTTTGTCGTGCCGGTGAAAGTCGAACGCAAAGGCACGCTGGACGGCATCGTGCACGACATCAGCCAAACCGGGCAATCGGTGTACATCGAGCCGCGGCAGATCACGCATCTGAACAACCGCCTGCGTACCGCCGAGTTGGAAATCGACCGCGAGATCCATCGCATCCTGCTCGAACTGACCTACAAAGTCGCCGAAGTGATCGACGAACTCGAAGAGGCGATTGACGTCATGACAGCCCTGGACGTGATCTTCGCCAAGGCCCGCCTCGCCGACGACCTCAAGGCGCACCCGGTGGAAGCGACCAAGTCCGGGACGATTTTCCTGCCCGCGATGCGCCACCCCCTGCTGGCGCTGCAGATGGACAACGTGATCCCCAACGACGTGGTCGCCGAGGACGTGCGCACGCTGGTGCTTTCCGGACCCAACACCGGCGGCAAAACCGTGCTGCTCAAAAGCATCGGCCTGTGCGCGCTGATGCTCCGCGCCGGGCTGCATCTACCTTGCGGCCCCGACGGGCGCATGCCGGTGTTCCGCCGCGTCTTTGCGGTCATCGGCGACGAGCAGTCGATCGAAGCCAACCTGTCGAGCTTTTCCAGCCACTTGCTGAACCTCAAGTACATCGTCGACGAACTGGTGCCCAACAGCCTCGTGCTGATCGACGAAATCGGCGAGGGCACCGATCCCGCCCAGGGCGTGGCGTTGGCCAAGGCCATTCTCGAAAAATTGCACGCCGGGCGGGCGCGCACCTTTGTGACCACGCATTTTTCCGACCTGATGGCCTTTGCGCAAATCCGAGATGGATGGAGCAACGCGGCCATGGCCTTCGACGAAGAATCGATGACCCCCACCTTCCAATTGCTGCCCGGTACGCCGGGGCGGTCGAGCGCCTTTGCTATCGCCGCGCGTCTGGGCTTGTCGGCCGAGCTGGTCGAAGCGGCGCGCGATTTCGCCGGCGGCACCGATACCCAGCTCGAGGCGGTGATCGGTCGCTTGGAAGAAGAGCGGCAAAAATGGGTGTCGGCCTCGCGTAAGGCGGAAACGGCGTTGGCCGAGGCAGAGGCCGAGCGAGAGCGCCAGCAGGAAATATTGGCCGAACTGCGAGAGAAGAAGCGGTGCATCGCCGAAGCCGAGCGCGAAAGCCTCAAACAGGAACTCGATTTGGCCAAGAAAGAGATCAAAGCCGTCATTGCCGAACTGCAGGCGGCGCCGTCGTTTGAAGCGGCTGAAAAAGCGCGCACGCAGTTGCGCCGGGTGGCGGAACAAGCCGAGGCCGTGCTGCCGGCCGTGGAAAGTGAGCCCCTGCCCGAAGGCCTGCTGCCCATCGATGACTGGGATGCCGTACCCGACGGCGCGGAAATCTTCGTGCGGGCGCTGGACGAAAGCGGCATGTTGCTCGAGCGCCCCGACAATCGCGGCAACGTGCGCCTGCTCATGCGCGAGAAGAAGGTGACGGTGCCCGCCGAGGGGTGCTTCCTGCGTCGCGACGCCAAGCCCGCGCCGGCTCCGTTGCGGCCCCGGGTTGCCGTGGTCACGCACGAAAACGATGGGAACTTCACGCGGTTGGATCTACGCGGCCAAACCGGCGACGACGCCGTGATCGAAACCGAACGCTTCCTCGACCAAGCCCTTCGCATGCGCCTGGGCGAAGTGACGATCATCCACGGCCACGGCACCGGCGTACTCAAGCGGCTGGTGCGTGACTATTTGCGCAGTTGTCCGTACGCGCGCAGCTTCCGGCCTGGGCGTCGCGGCGAGGGCAGCGACGGCGTCACGGTAGTCGAACTGGATTTGTAG
- a CDS encoding tetratricopeptide repeat protein, with product MRKGVAFVIILVLLAGAVLAGYWNAPQGDFIWDDINLIVFDYQIKSWNFMSRIFTRDFFGFSDDNRKYGYYRPLVTITYALDWKLWRNNPAGYHWTNLLLHFVATVLVFLVFFRLAGRTFVVPLLAGLAFAVHPIHTESVTWISGRTDVVCALFYFAGLLCFMIHAERIAARRKLNPPPGTTAGAAERDPWLMLALSILLFMAAVLSKEMALSLPIVTTVFLLIFVTGLKDLKRLVWFIPALAAQAMAVGGYFLYRYIKVGYSQQAKDPFDTITTILSFIKTIGYYSAKIFVPVHLSAYIQNPLVESVLEGPFLAGFVFVAALVALTVFTWRRDKIISFSILFYLASLLPLSNFIRISGPKDMGFMTAERFLYIPSAPFLLLIAVVAGRLLQRLSGWLADRQWGGVGLRHRLVAALLVVMMLASLTALTVRRNMDWYDNETLFTKMIEDAPNATLLYVVLGNIYRMAKKYDRAEAVLNKALEYIAPRDREEPTWIYNDLAGIYAEQHRFDEALQLMKFASRTRMHNSAVLYNYGEIYRAMGDCRTAIEYYQRSLVIHRDNRPAFIKMGLCFQQQQRWELSNKSYLAALELTPNSANLLNQVGYNYLRMRNLPKAEYYLADALQQKSNHRRAVVNYALLRFEQEKTAEAVDVLQQHLEKKPRDADAHAMLGTILSRMGRLREAGPHIKEALAINPKHVQARLTLATLNLEKFPDKTRGILHAILQDVPGHVESTYAIGRSYELEGKREEAIHWFKKTLELNPGHPEAQMRLRELAALPATGSEDKTGDVTADEE from the coding sequence ATGAGAAAAGGTGTCGCGTTCGTAATCATCCTTGTGTTGCTGGCCGGAGCCGTGCTGGCCGGCTATTGGAATGCGCCGCAGGGCGATTTCATCTGGGACGACATCAACCTCATCGTCTTCGACTATCAAATCAAAAGCTGGAACTTCATGTCGCGGATCTTCACCCGCGACTTCTTTGGTTTTTCCGACGATAACCGCAAGTATGGTTACTATCGACCACTGGTGACGATTACCTACGCGCTGGACTGGAAGCTGTGGCGGAACAATCCGGCCGGCTATCACTGGACCAACCTACTACTCCATTTCGTCGCTACGGTGCTGGTTTTCTTAGTGTTTTTCCGATTGGCGGGCCGCACCTTCGTGGTACCCCTGCTGGCGGGCTTGGCGTTTGCGGTACACCCGATACACACCGAGTCGGTCACGTGGATTTCCGGACGCACGGACGTAGTGTGCGCGCTATTCTATTTTGCGGGCTTGCTCTGTTTTATGATTCACGCCGAGCGGATCGCCGCCCGGCGGAAGCTCAACCCGCCACCGGGCACGACGGCGGGCGCCGCGGAGCGCGACCCGTGGCTGATGCTCGCGCTTTCCATTTTGTTGTTCATGGCGGCGGTTCTGTCGAAAGAAATGGCTTTGTCGTTACCGATCGTTACGACGGTGTTTCTGCTCATCTTTGTGACGGGACTCAAAGACCTCAAACGCTTGGTGTGGTTTATTCCGGCGCTGGCCGCGCAGGCAATGGCCGTGGGCGGCTACTTCCTATACCGCTACATCAAGGTCGGTTACAGCCAACAAGCTAAAGATCCCTTTGACACGATCACGACCATTCTCAGTTTCATCAAGACCATCGGCTACTATTCGGCGAAGATTTTCGTACCGGTACACCTGTCGGCCTATATCCAGAATCCGCTGGTCGAATCCGTGCTGGAAGGGCCGTTCCTGGCGGGCTTTGTTTTCGTCGCGGCCCTCGTAGCGCTCACCGTCTTTACGTGGCGGCGCGATAAAATCATCTCGTTTTCGATTCTCTTTTATCTTGCTTCGCTGCTGCCGCTCTCTAATTTCATTCGCATTAGCGGCCCCAAAGACATGGGATTCATGACCGCCGAGCGCTTTCTTTACATCCCCAGCGCACCCTTCCTACTGCTGATCGCCGTCGTCGCCGGGCGCCTTTTGCAGCGCCTGAGCGGTTGGCTGGCCGACCGGCAATGGGGGGGCGTGGGGCTGCGGCATCGTCTCGTCGCGGCGCTTTTGGTGGTGATGATGCTCGCCTCGCTCACGGCGCTGACCGTGCGGCGCAACATGGATTGGTACGACAACGAGACGCTCTTTACGAAGATGATCGAGGACGCGCCCAACGCCACGTTGCTCTACGTCGTGTTGGGCAACATCTACCGGATGGCGAAAAAGTACGACAGGGCCGAAGCGGTACTCAACAAGGCGCTGGAATACATTGCGCCGCGAGATCGCGAAGAGCCGACCTGGATCTACAACGACCTGGCCGGCATCTACGCCGAGCAGCATCGTTTCGACGAAGCGCTGCAGTTGATGAAATTCGCCAGCCGCACCCGCATGCACAATAGCGCTGTGCTCTACAACTACGGCGAAATCTACCGCGCCATGGGCGACTGCCGCACAGCCATCGAATACTACCAGCGCAGCCTGGTGATTCATCGCGACAACCGGCCCGCCTTCATTAAGATGGGCCTGTGTTTCCAACAGCAACAGCGATGGGAGCTGTCCAACAAATCGTACCTGGCGGCCCTCGAACTGACACCGAACAGCGCGAACCTTCTTAACCAGGTCGGCTACAATTACCTGCGCATGCGCAATCTACCCAAAGCCGAATACTACCTGGCCGACGCGCTTCAGCAAAAAAGCAACCATCGCCGCGCGGTCGTCAACTACGCGTTGCTGCGTTTCGAACAAGAGAAAACCGCCGAAGCCGTCGATGTGTTGCAGCAACACTTGGAGAAAAAACCCCGCGACGCCGACGCCCACGCGATGCTCGGCACGATCCTCTCGCGCATGGGTCGGCTGCGCGAGGCGGGCCCGCACATCAAAGAAGCGCTCGCGATCAATCCCAAACACGTTCAAGCCCGCTTGACCCTCGCCACACTTAACCTGGAAAAATTCCCGGACAAAACACGCGGCATTCTCCATGCGATTTTGCAGGACGTGCCCGGCCACGTGGAATCGACCTATGCCATCGGTCGTAGCTACGAGCTGGAAGGCAAGCGGGAAGAAGCGATCCACTGGTTCAAGAAGACCCTGGAACTCAATCCCGGTCATCCCGAGGCGCAAATGCGTTTACGCGAACTGGCTGCCCTGCCGGCGACTGGTTCGGAAGACAAAACGGGTGACGTGACGGCCGATGAAGAGTGA